From a region of the Mucilaginibacter auburnensis genome:
- the galE gene encoding UDP-glucose 4-epimerase GalE, protein MKKILVTGGLGFIGSHTVVELVNAGYEPIIVDDLSNSHPKMLDQLAKIIGHVPQFYKLDLCDEHAVKQLAADEPEIAGIIHFAAFKAVGESVNFPMKYYRNNFYSLINILTAYWEKPLNFVFSSSCTVYGQPEQLPVTENAPVKAAESPYGNTKQIAEEILKDMIASGGSKYKVISLRYFNPVGAHPSALIGELPIGVPQNLVPFITQTAIGKREKITVFGNDYNTSDGSCVRDYIHVVDLAKAHVAALQLMEKESFSGYDVYNLGTGKGSTVLEVIKAFEESTGVKLNYQIGPRRGGDVEQVWGDVTKSKNGLQWQTELGLDVMMKSAWDWEKYIAENPL, encoded by the coding sequence ATGAAGAAAATACTGGTAACAGGAGGTTTAGGATTCATCGGGTCGCACACGGTTGTTGAACTGGTAAATGCAGGTTATGAACCTATTATAGTTGACGACCTGTCTAACTCGCACCCTAAAATGTTGGACCAACTGGCTAAAATTATAGGCCATGTACCCCAATTTTACAAATTAGACCTTTGCGACGAACATGCTGTTAAACAACTGGCTGCTGATGAGCCCGAAATAGCCGGTATTATCCATTTTGCAGCATTTAAAGCTGTGGGCGAATCGGTAAATTTTCCGATGAAATATTATCGGAACAACTTTTACTCGCTTATCAATATTCTGACCGCTTACTGGGAAAAACCGCTCAACTTTGTTTTTTCTTCAAGCTGTACAGTTTATGGACAACCCGAGCAACTTCCGGTTACAGAGAATGCGCCTGTAAAAGCAGCCGAATCTCCTTACGGCAACACCAAGCAAATAGCCGAAGAAATTTTAAAAGATATGATAGCTTCCGGCGGAAGCAAGTACAAGGTTATTTCATTAAGATATTTTAATCCTGTAGGCGCGCATCCATCCGCTTTAATTGGCGAGCTGCCAATTGGCGTGCCTCAAAACCTGGTGCCATTTATAACCCAAACAGCTATTGGCAAACGCGAAAAGATCACAGTATTTGGCAACGACTATAATACATCAGACGGCAGTTGCGTACGCGATTATATTCACGTTGTAGATTTGGCTAAAGCACACGTTGCAGCGTTACAGCTGATGGAAAAAGAAAGCTTCTCCGGATACGATGTTTACAATCTGGGCACAGGCAAAGGCAGCACCGTACTTGAAGTGATCAAAGCTTTTGAAGAGTCGACCGGCGTTAAACTTAACTATCAAATTGGGCCACGCCGTGGCGGAGACGTTGAACAGGTTTGGGGTGATGTTACCAAATCAAAAAACGGCCTGCAATGGCAAACAGAATTAGGCCTTGATGTAATGATGAAGTCGGCATGGGATTGGGAAAAGTATATTGCCGAAAATCCATTATAG
- a CDS encoding UDP-glucuronic acid decarboxylase family protein: protein MPRKRILITGAAGFLGSHLCDRFIKEDYHVIGMDNLITGDLRNIEHLFKLDNFEFYHHDVSNFVHVPGELHYILHFASPASPIDYLKIPIQTLKVGSLGTHNLLGLALAKGARMLIASTSEVYGDPSVNPQPEEYWGNVNPVGPRGVYDEAKRFQEAMTMAYHTYHGLETRIVRIFNTYGPRMRLNDGRVLPAFIGQALRGESLTMFGDGSQTRSFCYVDDLIEGIYRLLFSDYPHPVNIGNPDEITIRQFGEEIIKLTGTDQQMISLPLPTDDPKQRRPDITKAKALLGWEPKVSRSEGLKITYEYFKSLPQDLVEKVEHKDFKHYTR from the coding sequence ATGCCCAGAAAACGTATATTGATTACCGGTGCCGCCGGTTTTTTAGGTTCGCACCTCTGCGACAGATTCATAAAGGAAGATTACCATGTAATTGGCATGGATAACCTCATTACCGGCGACCTGCGTAATATTGAACATCTGTTCAAACTGGATAACTTTGAGTTTTACCATCATGACGTATCCAACTTTGTACACGTGCCGGGCGAACTGCACTACATACTTCACTTTGCATCACCGGCCAGCCCTATTGACTATCTAAAAATACCTATTCAAACCCTAAAGGTTGGCTCATTAGGTACACATAACCTGCTTGGCCTGGCACTGGCAAAGGGAGCGCGCATGCTTATTGCATCAACTTCAGAAGTATACGGCGACCCAAGCGTTAACCCTCAGCCCGAAGAGTATTGGGGTAACGTAAACCCTGTTGGGCCACGCGGCGTTTACGATGAAGCTAAACGTTTTCAGGAAGCCATGACCATGGCTTACCATACCTACCATGGGCTTGAAACACGCATTGTGCGCATATTTAATACTTATGGCCCGCGTATGCGTTTAAATGACGGACGTGTTTTACCTGCGTTTATAGGTCAGGCCCTGCGCGGCGAATCATTAACCATGTTTGGTGACGGATCGCAAACACGTTCATTCTGTTATGTTGACGATTTGATTGAAGGTATATACCGTTTACTTTTCAGTGATTACCCTCACCCGGTTAATATTGGTAATCCTGATGAGATCACCATCCGGCAGTTTGGTGAAGAGATAATTAAGCTCACCGGTACAGACCAGCAAATGATAAGCCTGCCTTTACCAACCGATGACCCCAAACAACGCCGCCCTGATATTACCAAGGCAAAAGCCTTATTAGGATGGGAACCCAAGGTATCGCGCAGCGAAGGTTTGAAAATAACTTACGAGTATTTCAAATCGCTGCCACAAGACCTGGTTGAAAAGGTTGAACATAAAGACTTTAAGCATTATACACGATAA
- a CDS encoding 3-deoxy-D-manno-octulosonic acid transferase — MLLIYSIGVRFYYALVYIVSFFNKKAALWISGRREQVVKPQKNSLWFHFASLGEFEQGRPVLEELKKQYPYHPVIITFFSPSGYEVRKNTPFAEAVYYLPLDTSANAQHFIERIDPLVAVFTKYEYWYYFFSELKKREVPLYIISGIFRPNQIFFKWYGALHRKILSFVTYFFVQDERSVQLLNDISVNHTTISGDTRFDRVWANAQQPKAIPYIEEFKNGQQLFIGGSTWPVDEALLAVLFRQYPEWRFIFAPHEISEDKINGLLKLFPQNTAIRYSQLIAQRVQPVAQRVLVIDNIGMLSALYQYADIAYIGGGFGVGIHNTLEAAAFGLPVIFGPEYKRFKEARDLVAEGAGFSIANEAELTGIAGKLMNNAQDLAAAAQKAQTYVQQNVGATPKIVAHIQQHLSV, encoded by the coding sequence ATGCTACTCATTTACAGTATAGGCGTGCGTTTTTATTACGCCCTTGTTTATATAGTCTCTTTTTTTAATAAAAAGGCGGCATTATGGATATCAGGACGACGGGAACAAGTAGTTAAACCTCAAAAAAATAGCCTTTGGTTTCATTTTGCATCACTCGGTGAGTTTGAGCAGGGGCGGCCTGTGCTGGAAGAACTGAAAAAGCAATATCCTTATCATCCGGTAATTATAACTTTCTTTTCACCATCAGGCTACGAGGTACGCAAGAATACTCCTTTTGCCGAAGCGGTGTATTATTTGCCGCTGGATACGTCGGCTAATGCGCAGCATTTCATTGAACGCATTGATCCCTTAGTAGCTGTTTTTACTAAGTATGAATATTGGTATTACTTTTTTAGTGAACTGAAAAAGAGAGAAGTGCCCCTGTATATCATCTCCGGGATATTCAGGCCCAATCAGATTTTTTTTAAATGGTATGGCGCGCTTCACCGTAAAATATTAAGCTTTGTTACTTACTTTTTTGTGCAGGATGAACGCTCTGTGCAATTGCTGAACGATATTAGTGTGAACCACACCACCATTAGTGGCGATACCCGTTTTGACCGTGTTTGGGCCAATGCGCAACAGCCGAAGGCTATTCCATATATTGAAGAATTTAAAAACGGACAACAGTTGTTTATTGGCGGCAGTACATGGCCGGTTGATGAGGCTTTGCTTGCAGTTTTATTTAGACAATATCCGGAATGGAGGTTTATTTTTGCTCCTCATGAGATCAGTGAAGACAAGATCAATGGTTTATTAAAGCTTTTCCCCCAAAACACTGCCATCAGATATTCACAACTCATCGCTCAACGCGTGCAACCGGTGGCTCAACGAGTGCTGGTAATAGACAATATAGGTATGTTATCGGCTTTATACCAGTATGCTGATATTGCTTACATTGGCGGTGGTTTTGGCGTAGGCATTCATAACACGCTTGAAGCAGCGGCCTTTGGCTTGCCCGTAATATTTGGCCCGGAATATAAACGTTTTAAAGAAGCAAGGGATCTGGTAGCTGAAGGAGCAGGCTTCAGCATTGCCAACGAAGCAGAACTTACAGGAATTGCAGGCAAGTTGATGAATAATGCCCAAGACCTGGCTGCTGCCGCTCAAAAAGCGCAAACTTACGTACAACAAAATGTAGGCGCTACGCCAAAAATAGTGGCGCATATCCAACAACACCTCTCAGTTTAG
- a CDS encoding RNA polymerase sigma factor has translation MTTSNTNSRLEQLWKGCLQNNRKDQEVFYKMLAPKMLALCMRYAKDRDTAQDILQDGFVKIFKNANNYRGEGSLEGWVRSIMVHSAISYYRKAKKTVLIEDFAETGLAIGTSHNANKLETTELNNLIDQLPENYRYVFSMHALEGYSHREISDKLNISELLSRTNLSRARSILKNKLNTLNNINRYSMAG, from the coding sequence ATGACCACCTCAAATACCAACAGCCGTTTAGAACAGTTATGGAAAGGCTGCCTTCAGAACAACCGCAAAGATCAGGAAGTATTTTACAAAATGCTCGCTCCTAAAATGCTTGCATTATGTATGCGTTATGCAAAAGACAGGGATACCGCTCAGGATATTTTGCAGGATGGTTTTGTGAAAATTTTTAAAAATGCCAACAACTATCGTGGCGAAGGAAGTTTAGAGGGTTGGGTGCGCAGCATAATGGTGCACAGTGCTATATCGTATTACCGCAAGGCAAAAAAAACTGTTCTGATAGAAGACTTTGCTGAAACCGGCTTAGCTATCGGCACAAGCCATAACGCCAATAAGCTGGAAACTACAGAACTGAATAATTTGATAGACCAGTTACCTGAAAATTACCGTTACGTTTTTAGCATGCATGCTTTAGAGGGTTACTCGCATCGCGAGATAAGTGATAAACTGAATATTTCGGAGCTTTTATCTCGCACAAACTTAAGCCGCGCCCGCAGTATCCTTAAAAACAAACTGAATACTTTAAACAATATTAATCGTTATAGCATGGCAGGTTGA
- a CDS encoding GH92 family glycosyl hydrolase, producing the protein MKKLFIGLLSIAFFSAKAQNLIQYVKPIVGTQRMGHTYPGATVPFGMVQLSPETDTISYEQNGKYNADVYKYCAGYQYDDKTIVGFSHTHFSGTGHSDLGDILIMPTVGKLKLNPGRADQPHSGYRSPFSHQNEKSEANYYKVKLDEYNILAEMTTSTRVGFHQYTFPKTDSAHVVLDMVAGIYNYPDKNVWTYLRVVNDTTVIGFRQTSGWARTRTQYFAISFSKPFIAHGFANYSSRVPYGGFWGRFDQRRNFPEIAGKQIKAYFDFKTYDGEKIKLKVALSPVSMEGALNNMCAEISGWDFNKVKADGQQQWEKELHKIEIQGSNETKENFYTALYHTLINPTVYMDVDGQYKGLDHNVHHADGFTNYTTFSLWDTYRALHPLFNIIEPERNADMVRSMLAHYQQSPEHFLPVWSNSANENWCMSGYHSVSVIADAVVKGNAPFDVNAALEACVTTARGRQYMNIGLYMDKGYIPDERDGNSVSSTLEYAFDDWCIAQMAKKLGNTAIYDEFSKRALNYKNVYNPATGFMHPRLADGSFRKKFDALTTIGQGFIEGNAWNYTLFAPQDAAGLIKLMGGNKRFVRYLDSLFTMHLPDKFFEETEDITRDGIIGNYVHGNEPSHHVAYLYNWTDKPWKTQERIRMILPKMYKPTPDGLGGNDDTGQMSAWYIFSSLGFYPVAPGSDQYAIGSPAVDGAVINLGKDKKLSIRVNNQSEKNVYVQKLLLNGKPINALFLSHADLINGGDLTFFMGPKHK; encoded by the coding sequence ATGAAGAAACTATTCATTGGTTTGCTAAGCATTGCCTTTTTTTCCGCAAAGGCGCAAAACCTTATTCAATATGTTAAGCCTATTGTTGGAACACAACGCATGGGGCATACCTACCCTGGAGCTACGGTACCTTTTGGTATGGTGCAGCTAAGCCCCGAAACAGATACCATAAGTTATGAGCAAAACGGCAAATACAATGCTGACGTATATAAATACTGTGCAGGCTATCAGTATGATGATAAAACCATAGTTGGCTTTAGTCATACTCATTTTAGCGGCACCGGGCATTCAGACCTTGGCGACATTTTGATAATGCCTACTGTTGGCAAATTAAAACTTAATCCGGGCCGTGCCGACCAGCCCCACAGCGGGTACCGTTCGCCTTTCAGCCATCAAAACGAAAAAAGCGAGGCCAACTATTATAAAGTAAAACTGGACGAGTATAATATACTGGCCGAAATGACCACCAGCACCCGGGTTGGCTTCCATCAATATACCTTCCCTAAAACTGATAGCGCGCATGTGGTATTAGATATGGTTGCCGGTATTTACAACTATCCCGATAAAAATGTATGGACCTACTTAAGGGTAGTTAATGACACTACTGTTATTGGTTTCAGGCAAACCAGCGGATGGGCGCGTACACGCACACAGTACTTTGCCATTAGCTTTTCAAAACCCTTTATTGCCCATGGCTTTGCTAACTACTCGTCGCGTGTGCCCTATGGAGGTTTTTGGGGAAGGTTTGACCAACGCCGTAACTTCCCCGAAATAGCGGGCAAACAGATCAAGGCTTACTTCGACTTTAAAACATACGATGGAGAGAAAATCAAACTAAAGGTAGCGCTGTCACCGGTAAGCATGGAGGGCGCGTTGAATAATATGTGTGCCGAGATCTCCGGCTGGGATTTCAACAAGGTAAAAGCCGATGGGCAACAACAGTGGGAAAAAGAGTTGCACAAAATTGAGATACAGGGATCAAACGAAACCAAAGAAAATTTCTACACGGCTTTATATCACACGCTCATCAACCCTACTGTTTATATGGATGTAGACGGTCAGTATAAAGGCCTTGACCACAACGTGCACCACGCCGATGGCTTTACCAATTACACTACTTTTAGCCTGTGGGACACCTACCGGGCCTTGCATCCGCTGTTCAATATAATAGAACCAGAGCGAAATGCCGATATGGTGCGTTCTATGCTAGCCCATTATCAGCAGAGTCCTGAACATTTCTTGCCTGTATGGTCAAACTCGGCTAACGAGAACTGGTGCATGAGTGGTTATCACAGCGTATCGGTTATTGCCGATGCTGTTGTAAAAGGCAACGCTCCTTTTGACGTTAACGCTGCTTTAGAAGCATGCGTTACCACCGCACGCGGAAGGCAATACATGAACATTGGCTTATACATGGATAAGGGTTATATACCTGATGAACGCGATGGCAATTCTGTATCATCAACGCTTGAGTATGCCTTTGATGACTGGTGCATTGCGCAAATGGCTAAAAAATTAGGCAACACTGCCATTTATGATGAGTTTAGTAAACGGGCATTGAACTATAAAAACGTTTATAACCCTGCTACCGGCTTTATGCACCCGCGACTTGCAGATGGCTCATTCCGCAAAAAATTTGATGCGCTTACCACTATCGGTCAAGGGTTTATTGAGGGCAACGCCTGGAACTATACGCTATTTGCACCTCAGGATGCGGCAGGATTAATTAAATTAATGGGTGGTAATAAACGTTTTGTGAGATACCTGGATTCGCTGTTTACTATGCACCTGCCTGATAAATTTTTTGAAGAGACAGAGGACATTACGCGCGATGGTATTATTGGTAACTATGTGCATGGTAACGAGCCATCTCATCATGTGGCTTATTTATACAACTGGACCGATAAGCCCTGGAAAACACAGGAACGCATAAGAATGATATTACCTAAAATGTATAAACCAACGCCCGATGGTTTAGGAGGTAATGATGATACCGGACAAATGAGCGCATGGTATATTTTTAGTTCGTTAGGCTTTTATCCCGTAGCACCTGGGTCAGATCAATATGCAATTGGCAGCCCGGCAGTTGATGGAGCGGTTATAAACCTTGGCAAAGACAAGAAGCTCTCCATCAGGGTAAATAACCAAAGCGAAAAGAACGTCTACGTACAAAAACTTTTGCTGAATGGAAAACCTATAAACGCTCTGTTTTTAAGCCATGCTGATTTAATAAATGGCGGAGATCTCACATTTTTTATGGGACCAAAGCACAAGTGA
- a CDS encoding PhoX family protein encodes MKENLRAKLNMALTISAIASVTFVACKKNNNGEQTENPTLTEIKDYSVTPSLVKTLAGFENVKVTTLISSDDKLSGSPDFVFGAQPDGAGMMKDPNSDGYIMINNHEILFSVSRVYLDKNLKPVKGEYIVDSEGGRMRLCSATLVDPATYGFGPVFLTAGETDGESMIHAIDPLGPVYNKKANRTLTALGKCSAENAVPLPKDAYAGKTAIFIGEDESSRQGLGQVNLYLSSTGDLNNGKLYMLRRKDLDVVETDMAVNSAYDVEFVEYENVKTSTGAQLAAQTVTKSAIQFARVEDLDHGKGGGNASRTLYFTATGVSPDKVNAAPGLTMWGRVYKLELDAADPLKGKLTPLIDGVVDPGNSLVNPDNICVTKNFVYIQEDGDSFYTNNKHDGRIWQYNIATKVLKPMLEMNHRRTDATFNAKYNPANDTRLSTWEYGAMYDISDLTGRPNTFAVNIHPHTWTDNKFLNADGGGLTTNKEGGQVVILTGLEK; translated from the coding sequence ATGAAAGAAAATTTACGCGCAAAGCTCAACATGGCTTTAACCATTTCGGCCATAGCTTCTGTTACTTTTGTTGCTTGTAAAAAAAACAACAACGGGGAGCAGACCGAGAACCCAACCTTAACCGAAATTAAAGACTACTCTGTTACCCCATCATTGGTAAAAACTCTTGCAGGTTTTGAAAATGTAAAGGTAACTACCTTGATCAGCAGCGACGACAAATTATCAGGCTCTCCTGATTTTGTTTTTGGCGCGCAGCCTGATGGCGCCGGCATGATGAAGGATCCTAACAGTGATGGTTACATTATGATCAATAACCATGAGATATTGTTTTCAGTATCAAGGGTGTATCTTGATAAGAACTTGAAACCTGTAAAAGGCGAATACATTGTTGATTCAGAAGGCGGTAGAATGCGTTTATGCTCTGCTACTTTGGTTGACCCGGCTACTTACGGTTTCGGTCCGGTTTTCTTAACTGCAGGCGAAACTGACGGCGAATCAATGATCCACGCTATTGACCCGCTTGGCCCTGTTTACAATAAAAAAGCTAACAGAACCCTTACCGCTTTAGGTAAATGTAGCGCAGAGAATGCAGTGCCACTACCTAAAGACGCTTACGCAGGCAAAACGGCCATTTTTATTGGCGAGGACGAAAGCAGCCGTCAGGGTTTAGGCCAGGTTAACTTATACCTAAGCTCAACCGGCGATTTGAATAACGGTAAGTTATACATGCTGCGTCGTAAAGACCTGGACGTTGTTGAAACTGATATGGCAGTAAACTCCGCTTATGATGTTGAGTTTGTTGAGTACGAAAATGTTAAAACCAGCACAGGCGCGCAGCTTGCGGCTCAAACTGTAACTAAGAGTGCAATCCAGTTTGCACGTGTTGAAGACCTTGACCACGGTAAAGGTGGTGGCAATGCCAGCAGAACCCTTTACTTTACTGCAACAGGTGTTAGTCCTGACAAGGTGAATGCGGCTCCGGGCTTAACTATGTGGGGTAGAGTTTACAAACTGGAATTAGATGCTGCTGATCCGCTTAAAGGTAAATTAACACCGCTTATTGATGGTGTAGTTGATCCGGGCAACAGCCTTGTAAATCCAGATAACATTTGTGTAACCAAGAACTTTGTTTACATACAGGAAGACGGCGACTCGTTCTATACCAATAACAAACATGATGGCCGCATCTGGCAGTATAACATTGCTACAAAAGTGCTTAAGCCAATGCTGGAAATGAATCACCGCCGTACAGATGCTACTTTTAACGCGAAATACAACCCTGCAAACGATACCCGTTTAAGCACCTGGGAATATGGCGCTATGTATGACATCTCTGACTTAACAGGTCGCCCTAATACATTTGCGGTAAATATACACCCACACACCTGGACAGATAACAAATTCTTGAATGCTGATGGCGGTGGTTTAACTACCAACAAAGAAGGCGGTCAGGTAGTTATCCTTACCGGTTTAGAAAAATAA
- a CDS encoding cytochrome-c peroxidase → MFKKTIPFLLFSFVLVLSYCTLRKADVKTSVKEHLQKSVDTLDQQAAHLLNSANKGEAELRNAFLSTRVAYKKLEWFSEYYAPTTSKELNGAPLPEIEIEETKVFEPSGLQVIEEYVYPYNPATKADLLREIASFRSSLKRLRMILNDTEFTEAHILDACKLEVFRVIGLGISGFDTPLSKTGIEESAVALAAVANVLKLFGENEQLQEQINAAIKYIGKSPDFDRFNRAEFITQYADPISEGILAWQNQLGIQPLNTEMALRNKAATLFDKDAFNINHFVNTAEAMPDAKKIALGKALFFDPVISGATRSCSHCHQPQLAFTDGMAKSAALAEGRFVKRNSPTLMYAGLQDAQFYDMRAKTLEGQATDVIANKDEMHASVEEAARRLEGNSQYFKQFKAAFSTMDNTIRPRYVMIALASYVRSLAPFNSRFDQYMRGNKSKLTANEVNGFNLFMGKAKCGTCHFTPLFNGTAPPTFANTEAEVLGVPADPRAKHPVVDPDEGRSFHSKIEEIKYAFKTPTLRNIALTAPYMHNGAFKTLEEVMDFYEKGGGAGIGIKLDNQTLATDKLNLTEQEKKDIIAFLKALTDE, encoded by the coding sequence ATGTTCAAAAAAACAATTCCCTTTCTACTATTCTCGTTTGTTCTGGTTCTTTCCTATTGCACGCTTCGAAAGGCTGATGTAAAAACGTCTGTTAAGGAGCACCTGCAAAAAAGTGTAGACACCCTTGACCAGCAAGCCGCTCATTTACTAAACAGTGCCAACAAAGGCGAAGCAGAGTTGCGTAACGCTTTTTTAAGCACGCGCGTGGCTTATAAAAAGCTGGAGTGGTTTAGCGAATATTACGCGCCAACCACCTCCAAAGAGTTGAACGGGGCGCCCTTGCCCGAGATAGAAATAGAAGAGACCAAAGTTTTTGAACCATCAGGCCTGCAGGTTATTGAGGAGTATGTTTACCCATACAATCCTGCTACCAAGGCTGACCTTTTAAGAGAGATAGCTTCTTTCCGCTCAAGTTTGAAACGTTTGCGGATGATATTGAACGATACCGAATTTACGGAGGCCCACATACTGGATGCCTGTAAATTGGAGGTGTTCCGTGTCATCGGATTAGGCATATCCGGCTTTGACACACCGCTGAGTAAAACCGGTATTGAAGAGTCGGCAGTAGCTTTAGCCGCTGTTGCAAATGTTTTAAAGCTATTTGGCGAGAACGAGCAATTGCAGGAGCAGATCAACGCGGCTATAAAGTATATAGGCAAGTCGCCGGACTTTGACAGATTTAACCGTGCTGAATTTATTACCCAATATGCCGATCCCATAAGTGAAGGCATACTGGCATGGCAAAATCAGTTAGGTATTCAACCACTCAACACCGAAATGGCTTTAAGGAATAAGGCCGCCACGCTGTTTGATAAAGACGCTTTCAATATCAATCACTTTGTAAATACTGCCGAAGCTATGCCCGATGCTAAAAAGATAGCGTTGGGTAAAGCATTGTTTTTTGACCCGGTTATATCTGGCGCTACGCGCAGCTGTTCACATTGCCACCAGCCGCAACTAGCCTTTACAGATGGCATGGCAAAAAGCGCAGCATTGGCCGAAGGGCGGTTTGTTAAGCGCAACTCACCAACGCTGATGTATGCCGGTTTGCAGGATGCACAGTTTTATGATATGCGCGCCAAGACCTTAGAGGGACAAGCTACCGACGTTATTGCTAATAAGGATGAGATGCACGCTTCGGTTGAAGAGGCGGCACGCAGGCTGGAAGGCAACTCACAATACTTTAAACAGTTCAAGGCAGCTTTTTCTACCATGGACAATACCATACGCCCACGTTATGTAATGATAGCGCTGGCCAGTTATGTACGCTCGCTGGCGCCCTTCAACTCGCGGTTTGACCAATACATGCGTGGTAATAAAAGCAAGCTTACTGCTAACGAGGTTAATGGCTTTAACCTTTTTATGGGCAAGGCCAAATGTGGCACCTGCCATTTTACACCGCTGTTTAACGGCACCGCGCCGCCCACTTTTGCCAATACCGAGGCAGAAGTTTTAGGGGTGCCTGCCGATCCGCGTGCCAAGCACCCGGTGGTTGATCCGGACGAGGGCCGCTCATTCCACAGCAAAATTGAGGAGATCAAATATGCCTTTAAAACGCCAACGCTTCGTAACATAGCTTTAACCGCTCCTTATATGCACAACGGCGCTTTTAAAACGTTAGAAGAAGTGATGGATTTTTACGAGAAAGGCGGCGGCGCAGGCATTGGTATAAAACTGGACAACCAAACCCTGGCTACCGACAAGCTAAACCTGACTGAACAAGAGAAGAAAGATATCATTGCATTTTTAAAGGCTCTGACCGACGAGTAG
- a CDS encoding LemA family protein → MKKLFAAILFIVGAMSLSSCSYNSMVKLDENVKGKWGAVQTQYQRRADLIPNLVATVKGAANFEQNTLTAVIEARAKATSVQVDPTKLTPEAIQQFQAAQGQLSSALGRLLAVSENYPQLKANEAFMGLQAQLEGTENRITVARKDFNDAVQEFNTKVRSFPANITAKMFGFSEKGYFQAEAGTDKAPKVQF, encoded by the coding sequence ATGAAAAAATTATTCGCAGCAATATTGTTTATAGTAGGTGCCATGTCATTAAGCTCATGCAGCTACAACAGCATGGTAAAATTAGATGAGAACGTTAAAGGCAAATGGGGGGCTGTACAAACCCAGTATCAGCGCCGTGCCGACTTAATACCTAACCTGGTTGCTACCGTAAAAGGCGCCGCTAATTTTGAACAAAATACTTTAACAGCGGTAATTGAAGCACGTGCCAAAGCTACTTCTGTACAGGTTGATCCAACTAAATTAACGCCCGAGGCTATTCAGCAGTTCCAGGCAGCGCAAGGGCAGTTAAGTTCTGCTTTGGGCAGGTTACTGGCTGTGTCAGAAAACTATCCGCAGTTAAAAGCTAACGAAGCATTTATGGGTTTGCAGGCACAATTGGAAGGTACAGAAAACCGTATAACTGTTGCCCGTAAAGATTTTAATGATGCCGTGCAGGAGTTTAATACCAAGGTACGCAGCTTCCCGGCCAACATCACTGCAAAAATGTTTGGCTTTAGCGAAAAAGGATATTTCCAGGCCGAAGCCGGAACAGACAAAGCTCCTAAAGTACAGTTCTAA
- a CDS encoding TPM domain-containing protein has translation MTLFNDAEQQQITDAIAKAEKNTSGEIRICVEKNCKEEVLDRAAKYFYQLSMEKTKLRNGVLIYLATVDRKFAIIGDAGINKVVPADFWDCTKDEMLEQFKHGNLVEGIIAGITRAGEKLGTFFPGQPDDVNEISNDVAFMDGD, from the coding sequence ATGACCCTCTTCAACGACGCTGAACAGCAGCAGATCACGGATGCGATAGCCAAAGCCGAGAAAAACACTTCGGGCGAGATACGTATTTGTGTGGAGAAGAACTGTAAGGAAGAAGTGCTTGACCGCGCTGCTAAATATTTTTACCAGTTGAGTATGGAAAAAACAAAGCTCCGCAATGGGGTTTTGATCTACCTGGCAACTGTTGACCGTAAGTTTGCCATAATTGGCGATGCCGGTATTAACAAAGTGGTGCCTGCAGACTTTTGGGATTGCACAAAAGATGAGATGCTGGAGCAATTTAAGCACGGCAATTTAGTTGAAGGAATTATTGCAGGTATAACCCGCGCCGGCGAAAAGCTGGGCACGTTTTTCCCTGGCCAGCCTGATGATGTAAATGAAATATCAAATGATGTTGCATTTATGGATGGCGATTAA